In one window of Erwinia tasmaniensis Et1/99 DNA:
- a CDS encoding MDR family MFS transporter, whose amino-acid sequence MSQNMKNQVTHRHWILVASMLAMFMAAIEVTIVATAMPTIIAELGGFSQFGWVFSIYLLTQAISVPVYGRLADLWGRKRVFFIGTGLFLTGSVLCGFAGTMGGLILFRAVQGLGAGAIMPLTSTIIADVYPPKERAAIQGWLSSVWGVAAIVGPLTGAWLVQHFNWALIFWVNVPIGLVSMLLLGRYFPESKSTGAHRLNLTGSGLLMLSASALLVALLQAQSLAGWIVGGLLLLALLAGAMLVRHERRSAMPLFPLSIWRSRVLLAGNAGNLLIGAAMMGISAFLPTWIQGIHGGTPLQAGSMLAMMSIGWPLASTLSARLMQRTSYRFTALLGSLLLIAGSGLLLTLQRESPIWHAGVFAFVIGTGMGMTSTTFLIAVQNTADFAIRGVCTASIMFSRMLGSALGTAIMGAVLNYNLLVRLPQYQDPVQQVMSHSERQHIAPAGLEIMLDQIAHSLHWVFVVSVLMAFMSLVVSRLIPARRPD is encoded by the coding sequence ATGTCGCAAAATATGAAAAATCAGGTTACGCATCGTCACTGGATATTGGTCGCCTCAATGTTGGCGATGTTTATGGCTGCCATCGAGGTCACCATAGTGGCTACCGCCATGCCCACTATCATTGCTGAATTGGGAGGGTTTTCGCAGTTTGGCTGGGTATTCTCTATCTATTTACTCACCCAGGCCATCAGCGTGCCTGTCTATGGCAGACTGGCGGATCTGTGGGGCAGAAAGCGGGTGTTTTTTATCGGCACCGGGCTGTTTCTTACCGGATCGGTGCTGTGTGGATTTGCCGGTACGATGGGAGGGTTAATACTCTTCCGCGCGGTTCAGGGTTTGGGCGCGGGGGCAATTATGCCGCTGACCTCAACGATCATTGCCGACGTCTACCCGCCAAAAGAGCGGGCGGCCATTCAGGGCTGGCTGTCGAGCGTCTGGGGCGTAGCGGCGATCGTCGGCCCGTTGACGGGCGCCTGGCTGGTACAGCATTTCAACTGGGCGCTGATCTTCTGGGTCAATGTGCCCATTGGCCTGGTCTCCATGCTGCTACTAGGCCGCTACTTTCCTGAGTCAAAATCAACCGGCGCGCATCGACTTAATTTAACGGGCAGCGGCTTGCTTATGCTGAGCGCCAGCGCACTGCTGGTTGCGCTATTGCAGGCACAATCACTTGCCGGATGGATAGTCGGGGGATTGCTGCTACTGGCACTGTTGGCGGGAGCTATGCTGGTTCGTCACGAGCGGCGGTCCGCTATGCCGCTTTTTCCGTTGAGTATCTGGCGCAGCCGGGTGCTGCTGGCGGGGAATGCCGGTAATCTGCTGATCGGGGCGGCAATGATGGGCATCAGCGCTTTTCTCCCTACCTGGATTCAGGGAATACATGGAGGAACGCCGTTGCAGGCGGGCAGCATGCTGGCAATGATGTCAATTGGCTGGCCGCTGGCCAGCACCCTGAGCGCCCGTTTGATGCAGCGAACGTCATATCGTTTCACCGCGCTGCTCGGATCTCTGCTGCTTATCGCGGGTAGCGGTTTACTTCTTACGCTTCAACGTGAAAGCCCGATTTGGCACGCCGGCGTCTTTGCGTTTGTCATCGGCACCGGAATGGGGATGACCAGCACCACTTTCCTGATTGCCGTGCAAAATACGGCAGACTTTGCCATTCGCGGCGTTTGTACGGCGTCGATAATGTTCAGCCGTATGCTGGGTTCAGCATTAGGAACCGCCATAATGGGGGCGGTGCTTAACTATAATCTGTTGGTGCGGCTTCCGCAGTATCAGGACCCGGTACAGCAGGTGATGTCTCACAGTGAGCGGCAACACATCGCACCAGCAGGACTGGAGATAATGCTTGATCAGATTGCGCATTCGCTGCACTGGGTATTTGTGGTATCGGTGCTGATGGCCTTTATGAGCCTGGTCGTTTCGCGTTTGATCCCAGCGCGACGGCCGGATTGA
- a CDS encoding MFS transporter: protein MPPIPHRFNHKVLIRIAVVTSFIQFANALEYMAFNPIFAYMAADFAVPASFSGYVSGMYTSGAVISGIAAFYWIQRCDRKRFLLINMALLGILTLLTTLTTSFAVLLALRFLAGVLGGTTMGVGISILLNHTPANLRGKMLATVIAAFSMVSIVGMPAVLFFSTHYGWHVALWLISALCLLALPMIIITIPKDSGPSEALPPPRKMSLNRETLLFASSNALGQFSSMLVIPILVPLMTQRLGASQNLLPWLFFAGGIAGYLSTKMTGVFISRISAPILATGSTLVLLLSLLIAVLGYQHSALFIILFLAASYSRLVSSSAVAVHYPDDKQRAEFSSLQTSMMYMITTIAFFVSALLLPTQGMIQQHLNTLLAVSAVTASGFPLIVIILQKKLAGRFPQ, encoded by the coding sequence ATGCCACCAATCCCGCACAGGTTTAATCACAAAGTCCTTATACGCATAGCCGTTGTAACCTCCTTTATTCAGTTTGCGAATGCGCTGGAATACATGGCGTTCAACCCCATTTTTGCCTATATGGCAGCAGATTTTGCCGTTCCTGCGTCCTTTTCTGGCTATGTATCAGGTATGTATACGTCAGGCGCGGTCATTTCGGGAATTGCCGCTTTTTATTGGATACAACGGTGCGATCGGAAGCGTTTTTTGCTTATCAATATGGCACTGTTAGGCATATTGACATTACTAACAACGCTAACCACAAGTTTTGCTGTTCTGCTTGCGTTACGATTCCTTGCGGGGGTACTTGGAGGCACGACAATGGGAGTGGGCATCAGTATATTGTTAAATCACACGCCAGCTAACCTGCGGGGCAAAATGCTGGCAACGGTGATTGCTGCATTTTCGATGGTCAGCATTGTCGGCATGCCTGCCGTATTATTTTTTTCTACACATTATGGCTGGCATGTCGCACTTTGGTTAATCAGCGCACTTTGTTTGCTGGCATTACCCATGATTATCATCACGATCCCCAAAGATTCAGGTCCTTCAGAAGCTCTGCCCCCCCCGCGCAAAATGTCCCTTAATAGAGAAACGTTGCTGTTTGCTTCCAGTAATGCGCTTGGGCAGTTCAGCTCAATGCTTGTTATTCCCATACTGGTGCCCTTAATGACCCAACGGTTAGGTGCATCACAAAACCTGTTACCGTGGCTGTTCTTCGCTGGAGGTATCGCCGGTTACCTGTCCACTAAAATGACAGGCGTGTTTATCTCCCGTATCTCTGCTCCCATCCTGGCTACAGGTTCAACCCTCGTTCTTCTGCTGAGCTTGCTGATAGCGGTTTTGGGCTATCAACATTCGGCATTATTTATTATTTTATTTCTTGCTGCATCTTACAGTCGTCTGGTCTCATCATCAGCGGTTGCGGTTCACTACCCTGATGATAAGCAACGGGCCGAATTTTCTTCATTGCAGACATCAATGATGTATATGATTACAACCATTGCATTTTTTGTGTCCGCTTTGCTGTTACCCACTCAAGGTATGATACAGCAACACCTGAACACGCTGCTGGCGGTAAGTGCAGTTACTGCATCAGGCTTCCCGTTAATTGTTATCATCCTGCAAAAGAAACTGGCTGGACGTTTTCCCCAGTGA